In Misgurnus anguillicaudatus chromosome 5, ASM2758022v2, whole genome shotgun sequence, a genomic segment contains:
- the LOC141363868 gene encoding serine/threonine-protein kinase pim-2-like, with protein MLKLRDAPSCTNVIQLYDWYETKHLYILVLEYPLHSESLLKFVSREEKLSENTARHLMRQAVLAVQHCLDNGVFHADIHCGNFLVQQSTMSLKLIDFGAGRYLTHDDGYDFRGELNLF; from the coding sequence ATGCTTAAGTTAAGAGATGCGCCCTCATGCACCAATGTCATACAGTTGTATGACTGGTACGAGACTAAACACCTTTACATTCTGGTGTTGGAGTACCCACTGCACAGCGAATCCTTGTTGAAATTTGTTAGTCGTGAAGAAAAACTAAGTGAAAATACAGCAAGACATCTCATGCGTCAGGCGGTACTGGCAGTGCAACACTGTCTGGATAATGGAGTTTTCCATGCCGACATCCATTGCGGAAACTTCTTGGTGCAGCAATCAACAATGAGCCTGAAGTTAATTGACTTTGGGGCTGGACGTTATCTGACGCATGATGATGGCTATGACTTTAGGGGTGAGCTGAATCTTTTTTAA